A part of Aegilops tauschii subsp. strangulata cultivar AL8/78 chromosome 2, Aet v6.0, whole genome shotgun sequence genomic DNA contains:
- the LOC109766820 gene encoding sugar transport protein MST6 gives MAGGPVVNTGGGKDYPGKLTMFVLFACIVAATGGLIFGYDIGISGGVTSMNPFLMKFFPGVYHKEQEAERNQSNQYCKFDSQLLTMFTSSLYLAALVASFFAATVTRVAGRKWSMFAGGVTFLVGAALNGAAKNVLMLILGRVLLGIGVGFANQSVPVYLSEMAPARLRGMLNIGFQLMVTIGILCANLINYGTAKIKGGWGWRVSLALAAVPAGIIAIGALFLPDTPNSLIDRGYTEDAKKMLRRVRGTDDIEEEYSDLVAASEESKLVSHPWRNILQRRYRPQLTFAIAIPFFQQLTGINVIMFYAPVLFKTLGFADDASLMSAVITGLVNVFATFVSIVTVDRLGRRKLFLQGGTQMLACQIVVGSLIGAKFGFTGVADIPKGYAAFVVLFICAYVAGFAWSWGPLGWLVPSEIFPLEIRSAGQSITVSMNMLCTFIIAQAFLPMLCRFKFMLFFFFGAWVVVMTLFVAFFLPETKNVPIEEMVLVWKAHWYWGRFIRDEDVHVGGADVEMRSNGKVQAAKLP, from the exons ATGGCCGGCGGCCCGGTTGTGAACACCGGAGGGGGGAAGGACTACCCCGGCAAGCTCACCATGTTCGTGCTCTTCGCCTGCATCGTCGCCGCCACCGGCGGCCTCATCTTCGGATACGACATAGGCATCTCCG GTGGCGTGACCTCCATGAACCCCTTCCTGATGAAGTTCTTCCCGGGCGTGTACCACAAGGAGCAGGAGGCGGAGCGGAACCAGAGCAACCAGTACTGCAAGTTCGACAGCCAGCTGCTCACCATGTTCACCTCCTCGCTCTACCTCGCCGCGCTCGTCGCCTCCTTCTTCGCCGCCACCGTCACCCGCGTCGCCGGCCGCAAGTGGTCCATGTTCGCCGGCGGGGTCACCTTCCTCGTCGGCGCCGCGCTCAACGGCGCCGCCAAGAACGTCCTCATGCTCATCCTCGGGCGCGTCCTGCTCGGCATCGGGGTCGGCTTCGCCAACCAG TCGGTGCCGGTGTACTTGTCGGAGATGGCGCCGGCGAGGCTGCGGGGGATGCTCAACATCGGGTTCCAGCTGATGGTCACGATCGGCATCCTGTGCGCGAACCTGATCAACTACGGGACGGCCAAGATCAAGGGCGGGTGGGGCTGGCGCGTGAGCCTCGCGCTGGCCGCGGTGCCGGCCGGAATCATCGCCATCGGCGCGCTCTTCCTCCCCGACACCCCCAACTCCCTCATCGACCGCGGCTACACCGAGGACGCCAAGAAGATGCTCCGGCGCGTGCGCGGCACGGACGACATCGAGGAGGAGTACAGCGACCTGGTGGCCGCCAGCGAGGAGTCCAAGCTCGTGAGCCACCCGTGGCGCAACATCCTCCAGCGCCGCTACCGGCCGCAGCTCACGTTCGCGATCGCCATCCCCTTCTTCCAGCAGCTCACCGGCATCAACGTCATCATGTTCTACGCGCCCGTGCTCTTCAAGACGCTGGGGTTCGCCGACGACGCGTCCCTCATGTCCGCCGTCATCACCGGCCTCGTCAACGTCTTCGCCACCTTCGTGTCCATCGTGACCGTGGACCGGCTGGGCCGGCGCAAGCTGTTCCTGCAGGGCGGCACCCAGATGCTGGCCTGCCAGATCGTGGTGGGCAGCCTGATCGGCGCCAAGTTCGGGTTCACCGGCGTGGCCGACATCCCCAAGGGGTACGCGGCGTTCGTGGTGCTCTTCATCTGCGCGTACGTGGCCGGGTTCGCGTGGTCCTGGGGCCCGCTGGGGTGGCTCGTCCCCAGCGAGATCTTCCCGCTGGAGATCAGGTCGGCGGGGCAGAGCATCACGGTGTCGATGAACATGCTGTGCACCTTCATCATCGCGCAGGCGTTCCTCCCCATGCTCTGCCGCTTCAAGTTCATGCTCTTCTTTTTCTTCGGCGCGTGGGTGGTCGTCATGACCCTCTTCGTCGCCTTCTTCCTGCCGGAGACCAAGAACGTGCCCATCGAGGAGATGGTGCTCGTGTGGAAGGCGCACTGGTACTGGGGCCGCTTCATCCGCGACGAGGACGTGCACGTCGGCGGCGCCGACGTCGAGATGCGCTCCAACGGCAAGGTCCAGGCTGCCAAGCTCCCGTGA